aatgtatttaatgagtctttttctatttgttTCTAATAcagatacatacatataaatattatcatctgtactaatgtaaatttttttattcggTTATTTTTcgataataaataatttataaaaaaattttctatagTATTGGCAATATGTagactttttattattttacttttgttatttattttcgatataaatattacagtattataattatttttttaaaagttttttGTGTTTACGGCGTTATATATAGAGTTgactattaataatataggaATTATACTAAATTGCTATCATAGTTATGGGACGTATATAActttaaaatgaatttatgACATATAATatcgtatatatatcaattatctgaattttaattaatgtatttattttaacattcTTTAGTGTTAATgttgtacattttattatctatatatatcaattaaGTGTCTAGGAAGActactttattttaattatttcatttgaaCTAAATTTtagataataatatgtatatttctttataacaCTTAGTGAAAAAATGTTTAGCTACttattcaaaatatgaaaaattattaggaTATActtatagaaaaattaattatataaaaagattgaaaaaactaaaattaattgcaatttataataaaaaaataataatattttaattccttgtaaatagaattatatactacataaaatattacagcAAATATTGAATATTCATACTTATTTTCCTCTAATTATTTATAGATAAATACTAACAAAAAGATTAAAAggatataatttaatttttgttattaattatatttgatAAATAAACGAAAATAACTGTATAACCATATtaataagaattatttttgtattaaaaacgtaaaaagcttaggaattattttaaaattctttttcagACAAGTACAGTTAAATGAAACTGCATAACAATCAAGAGAATTAGATACACCTTAGGTTAttctataataatatgcatatattattcCTTATTTTAATGCTTAATTTGATAAAGGTACGtaagaaaaagagaataataagaaaattaaatagaaaaaatattaatagtatatatttgtaaataattacTTAAATAATTAAGTTATAGtggttatatataaataaccaTTTGTACTAATTAGTTcttatttactttatatttatataaaatttattttaatacaattgttttattgctttttatataattgttttttcttttaatccCTTATATActatagaattttttttttaagaattttgTATAATAGCCACATATGTTTAATTGGACGTAAAGTAATTTATCATGTTTTAagattttatgtatttatatattttatttgaatttattatttaaaagtttAGCAAATTTCATGTAAATGaagaacataaaatattggttgaatatatgttaatataaaacaaaataatactttttctaaaatatgaaaacatACTGAAAGAACTGAATAATAATtgatttcatttatatatatcagcatttatttattttatattcttttttttttttttttgtaagaatttatagatatatgaaaaaaaattattttgttgatatatttttaattattctgttttaatatataattaaatttactgTATAATACTGAAATGTActtattacatttaatttaaattaatgaaaaattaaaaaatatataaaagaattatttaatatttttttatactactatgattatattatttatataaaaaataatattatatataaaaattattatttttaatatgtaaatttttcgCATCAAAAACACTAACGAAATTTAAGTATgtatatccatatatatatatatatatatatatatatatacgtaatagTACAGGAGTAAGTcgaaaatatgtataaatttaaacatatttacCACATTTTAGTGATcataaataacatattatacatttttcttatttaatacGTGTAAAGAACAATATAGAATCTTTGTTATATATCATTACAAGAAAGTACTTATGTGCGTAAAATTTTTGCTTACATAATTTTACGCGACagtttataataatatttatattataatagtaacaaaagatttaaggaaatatatattgtaaaaatataataaataaaataattttctgataatcattttttaatattaagtaTAATCTTTCGGTAATactcataaatatataaccaTACAATCAAATATGGAGTACTTTACTTAATATGTGTTTTGAGTAATAATGccataatttatattgataaattttattttaatgtaaaatgtgtgatatttttataaagttACAATCTATATCATTTAGCTCTCTTgaattatgtattataattctctatataatttaattaatatcgAAATGTACATCTAAATCTCTGATATTTCAGAAAAATAGTTTCataatttcttaaatttCTCATTACTTGATTATAAGAACATATGTTATTACATATGTTTAgctatatattaaatgataaGATGTTCTACTTATTAcgaaaatgtttttaatttaatggTAGTTCTATTTTTCCGTTACAACTATTGTTAACATTACGATTATTCAATTATCGAGTCGTTTTTTCTTgtattttaacatttatatatatcatttacaTAGGtttattataagaaatattgtGTATTTTAACCATGttaattttgataaatagtatatataatggataaaaaattaaaattaatgatgtttttattttctctttcaataattaataacatataataatatataaagcaTTCGTCTTTTcgtttcatttatttttttttttttcttaaaatatttaaaagagttttatataagaatattatataattgtattaaaattatcatcATGGACacattattacatttttaatattaatattaaaaaaattattacaaactttttcccattttatttttttaaaatactacTCCATATACTTATTcggtaatttattttatatgtacatagaTTTATATTgttgaataatataaattagaatatatttctttaggATATGTCATATAACACCTGTTATTAcccaaatttattttttcacttttagAACCATAATAAATTAACTGATCATTTAGCTAATACGTATTTTTCAAGGTCTTtataattcttcttttttagactacatcaaaatataaatagtataaactagtattaaatatattacatatttataaatacaatacTACTACGTGAGTAATGTATTGTCTTAATATACTAGAGGATTTGTGTTAAAgaattcaaatttttaagtagaataattcataattttagacaaaaaatatatagatgatATTACTGTAAATGTTAATACAATCATTGGAGATAATGAAATACCTTTATATACAGTATAATTAGAAGGTTTTTGTATTGACGACACCAGACGCTCCAATGAGAATTTAACTGAAACTGAATATATTTGGGATTAAGTATGTTCATTACATTAATTAacatgttttaatatatctatacatttaaaattagtTATATGATTTTTACTAATACggtgttcattttttaaagatttaCCCAATTgtacaaaatttttgaaatttcgTATAACACATCTTTTTATATGGCTATTATATAgtaaatcatatttttatgcaaGGATACGagtactatatatattaaatgaagtATAAGTAATTCATAGAATTAGAGAACAAATAATTtccattaaatatataaataaaaagaaaggtTTTGAACACAATATCTTTGTAGAAGAACAACAGAATACATTTCTTTAAGTTAACAatactaaaaataatataaataataaaataaatccaTTAAATATTGAACATTTAGTTgattataacattttttgtaGATTTTgagatatataatttttgtaaatattaaattatattttgtaaattgaaaattaatattattttatattaatctagttttatttatatgtattaattgttaataatatgatatagaaaatataaaaaagacgtaaaaataaaataatgtaagaaacatatatatatataattgacatatgatatatatacttaataaaaatcatattatatatttttctgtatattaaagtatttattcatgatttattaatttagagaatataaaaattttagacaaatacaaatatattttttaataaaatagatcATAAGAAGTTAAGGAATAATGGATACTGCTAAAACTGAAAAggtttatttataattaaatgtttGGAAGGACTTTATTATATAGTgcacttattttttatattgtattccacaatttatacacatatgataatataattatttagagAGGATAAAGAGTATTATTTGGTGAAATGTTaactaatgaaaaaaatgtgaGTTATTAATATTGTGCGAAAACTTAGAACAAAATAAGGGCATTTATAAAGGTTATACCGAAATTACCATATAATTTAGGACAATAAAGtatcaaaatattaattttaataaaatattatttatttatatatatatgttaatttatattgATGTAcctgtaaaatatattacaggCATAGTATAATtctaaaagaatatataaaaaataatagattcCTTCTAAcgttattaatataaaaattactaaaGCATGTGTAATAGTAATATGTATTGTTATGCTTTCTAATTTGttgtgtatattatatatgctgtatataatttgtatatatatttcttctgatatacttttaaatttttaaaagtttcaACAATATTTCTGTACAAACTTTACCTTTAAGaagttttttgtttttcactgtgttaatatttttttctaaatatatataattaaaaaaaaaaaatttcttaaatatagagtattaatatatatatttttcatttaataataaaagtgaaaattatacttaattaaaaaatatgattttctaattctataataaaaaattaaaatatcgttatttatttacatttaatgtatatattttatttatatagaaaTCATTGAGTGAgtaattcaattttttaaatatactataCAGCATGAAGAAAAGCATGTATTATAATTAGTGAAACaatgaaatttttacaaaatatatatattttgaatttgttaataccattatattattgttgtaaaagttaatcttttttttataattaataacaaCATTTTTCGAAATAgggtatttataaaataggaatcaatagtaataaaactTCACAATAGTAATTATTCTAGAAATACCTATATCATTAGcatttatctatattttatacattctATATTGTAAATGAATTCAAAATTTCCAAgtgataaaaaaacataaagaagaaatttgtttaattacACCAATAAGTAATTAAATTAGTGTTGgcaatacatataaatatattgaaattcggtaatttttattgaagttaactttttataaataatatcaattaaataaattatagcGTTCTTTATTaggttttttttatttttttggacTATGCAGtaaaatactatatatatgtcagttgtttaagaaaaaatattagagaaaaaataaaagagataTTTCCTATTGCTTGAAGTGTATAACGTgacgttaattttttttttattttatatattacaatattaCAGATTATAATATGGAACAAAATATTAGTATTATATTTCTaatcaaaattttaatgtttatCCTTATAATTCGGATGTGTCATTTTTACAGTGACATGGTATGATAAAATACATTGATGACACTTGTACGAATactaattttattgtttaatttcattaatttgttttttatattgggAATATTTATCAGTTTATATAggaaatttttacattttttttttttttagagtaggtttaacaaaattttggATGAAAATTATGGTTTTGGTAGAAAGTTAGGTATACGAATTTATCGATTATTAGGAATTTGTATAGGCGATATTTATCCATATGTTGCAGATTTAGAATTAAAGATaccatataaaaaaaaaaaaaagaacaaacaattatttatttttgataatgaaaaatgggacgaaaaaaaaaaagaaaaattatatagaaatgcattatataaggaaaaattgATTAAGAaacttatgaaaaataaatgtaccaTGCTTCATGGATCATATTCtcattatgaaaaaaaagtaatgaaTGGACTAAATGATAATgctttttttgaaaaaatgatGTTAATTAATGATAAGGATTACAACAAATTAAAgcgtaaaaaatatggattaAGAATTTGCTcacttatattattgttcGTATTGGTATTAATTGTACCTATAGTAGATTTATCATTAAGTAATTTTAGTTCTGTAggtaaattattaaatacattatGTACTTTAGTATATGGAACAGCATCTACTTCGGGGCAACAAATTGAAGGTAATTCGGGAACTTTTTGGTCCTCTACATGTCAATTGAGTAATCTGACAGGAATTAAAGTATTTGGTGTTCTAGTATATTGTTTACCTATCATAATATTGGGAATTATACTTATACTAGGAATTTCttcttattataaaaattctataaaatataaaaaaattaggttTTTGGAAGCGTTCAACGAATGGtaaggaatatatttatttctgtaAGGAAGCCTTTAATGagatattaaatataataataatttccaaaatattatacatgaatacatatacatatatatatatatacgaatttatttttatttgtaaatataaaaaaaatgtatttttatattttttgtacatttcaatgtttgaaatttttttaatttgtaatataatgTGTTCATTCATctgaattaattattattgcttaatatatatatttctgagtatatgaaatttttagtgaaat
This genomic interval from Plasmodium brasilianum strain Bolivian I chromosome Unknown PB_00_04, whole genome shotgun sequence contains the following:
- a CDS encoding uncharacterized protein (Plasmodium exported protein); translated protein: MEQNISIIFLIKILMFILIIRMCHFYSDMSRFNKILDENYGFGRKLGIRIYRLLGICIGDIYPYVADLELKIPYKKKKKNKQLFIFDNEKWDEKKKEKLYRNALYKEKLIKKLMKNKCTMLHGSYSHYEKKVMNGLNDNAFFEKMMLINDKDYNKLKRKKYGLRICSLILLFVLVLIVPIVDLSLSNFSSVGKLLNTLCTLVYGTASTSGQQIEGNSGTFWSSTCQLSNLTGIKVFGVLVYCLPIIILGIILILGISSYYKNSIKYKKIRFLEAFNEW